A portion of the Magnolia sinica isolate HGM2019 chromosome 17, MsV1, whole genome shotgun sequence genome contains these proteins:
- the LOC131231088 gene encoding uncharacterized protein LOC131231088: MAATLHHQLGDTDEPNDGNASVKKRTNVLLLGDRLGDLGISDGLNYENQIAIGFFLFHQQNSMGKTILYRMGLACNTCESSLGSLLYKGPSRKGNHMEEELFLEGEFCLYEG, encoded by the exons ATGGCTGCAACACTTCATCACCAATTAGGAGATACTGACGAGCCAAATGATGGCAATGCCTCAGTGAAGAAGAGAACTAATGTGTTACTTCTTGGTGATCGCCTTGGAgatctaggaatttctgatgGTTTGAACTATGAGAACCAAATTGCTATTGGATTCTT CTTGTTCCATCAGCAGAATTCCATGGGAAAGACTATTCTATACAGGATGGGCCTCGCATGCAACACGTGTGAGAGTTCTTTGGGAAGTCTTTTGTATAAGGGTCCCTCCAGAAAAGGTAACCATATGGAGGAAGAATTATTTTTGGAGGGAGAATTTTGTTTGTATGAAGGGTAA